The Hymenobacter oligotrophus genome has a window encoding:
- the clpB gene encoding ATP-dependent chaperone ClpB, translating into MNFNNFTIKAQEAVQKATEIAGGNQQQAIETGHLLKGLFQVDENVTGFLAKKLGVNLNILSPRLDAVVTGYPKVSGGAPYLANDAAAALQRANGFLKEFDDEYVSVEHLLLGLLGGRDSVATLLKDTGFNEKDLKAAIKELRGGRKVTSQSAEDQYQSLNRYARNLNEQVRSGKMDPVIGRDEEIRRVLQILSRRTKNNPVLLGEPGVGKTAIVEGLAQRIVAGDVPENLKDKTIMSLDMGLLIAGAKYKGEFEERLKSVIKEVTDSEGQIILFIDEMHTLIGAGAGGEGAMDAANLLKPALARGELHSIGATTLKEYQKYIEKDKALERRFQAVMVDEPSVEDAISIMRGIKEKYELHHGVRITDDAVIAAVELSSRYITDRFLPDKAIDLMDEAAAKLRIELNSMPVELDEVQRRIMQLEIEREAIRREDNKDREAVLNKELAELSSKRDDLKARWESEKNVLNDIQATKEQIDRFKLEAEQAERQGDYGRVAELRYGKIQEAEAKLKTLQEQANAQKDGGSMLQEVVTHEDIAEVVAKWTGIPVSKMLQSDREKLLNLEGELGRRVAGQSEAIAAISDAVRRSRAGLQDPKRPIGSFIFLGTTGVGKTELAKALAEYLFNDENAMVRIDMSEYQERHAVSRLIGAPPGYVGYDEGGQLTEAVRRKPYSVILLDEIEKAHPDVFNILLQVLDDGRLTDNKGRVANFKNTIIIMTSNTGADIIQRNFKELNEYNHDEVVDRTRDEVVERLKQHMRPEFLNRIDEIVMFQPLKRREIRKIVDIQFKHIQQRLEEAGIRLEATDEVLDFLGEQGFDPQFGARPLKRVLQRQILNELSKEILSGKVSKDAVVEAVLEDGHIRFENVNVQIPGM; encoded by the coding sequence ATGAACTTCAACAACTTCACGATCAAAGCCCAAGAGGCCGTGCAGAAGGCCACCGAAATTGCCGGTGGCAATCAGCAGCAGGCCATCGAAACGGGCCACCTCCTGAAAGGGCTCTTTCAGGTGGATGAAAACGTGACCGGGTTTCTGGCTAAGAAGCTCGGCGTGAATCTGAATATCCTCTCCCCGCGCCTTGATGCCGTTGTGACGGGCTACCCCAAGGTGAGCGGTGGTGCGCCGTACCTCGCCAACGATGCCGCCGCTGCCCTGCAGCGCGCCAACGGCTTCCTGAAAGAGTTCGACGATGAGTACGTATCGGTGGAGCACCTGCTGCTGGGCTTGCTCGGCGGCCGCGACAGCGTGGCTACGCTGCTCAAAGACACCGGCTTCAATGAGAAAGACCTTAAAGCCGCCATTAAAGAACTGCGGGGTGGCCGCAAAGTAACCAGTCAGTCGGCCGAAGACCAGTACCAGAGCCTGAATCGCTACGCCCGCAACCTGAACGAGCAGGTGCGCTCGGGCAAGATGGACCCGGTAATTGGCCGCGACGAGGAAATCCGCCGCGTGCTGCAAATCTTGTCGCGCCGCACCAAGAACAACCCCGTGCTCCTAGGTGAGCCGGGCGTGGGCAAGACCGCCATTGTGGAGGGCCTGGCCCAGCGCATTGTGGCCGGCGACGTGCCCGAGAACCTGAAGGACAAAACCATCATGTCGCTCGACATGGGCCTGCTCATCGCCGGTGCCAAGTACAAGGGCGAGTTTGAGGAGCGCCTCAAGTCCGTAATTAAGGAGGTAACCGACTCCGAAGGCCAGATCATCCTGTTCATCGACGAGATGCACACGCTGATTGGCGCCGGTGCCGGCGGCGAAGGCGCCATGGACGCGGCTAACTTGCTGAAACCTGCCCTAGCTCGCGGCGAGCTGCACTCGATTGGTGCTACCACGCTCAAGGAGTACCAGAAGTACATCGAGAAGGACAAGGCGCTGGAGCGCCGCTTCCAGGCCGTGATGGTGGATGAGCCTTCGGTGGAGGACGCCATCAGCATCATGCGCGGCATCAAGGAGAAGTACGAGCTGCACCACGGCGTGCGCATCACCGACGATGCCGTGATTGCCGCCGTGGAACTGTCGAGCCGCTACATCACCGACCGCTTCCTGCCCGACAAAGCCATCGACCTGATGGACGAGGCCGCCGCCAAGCTCCGCATCGAGCTGAACTCCATGCCCGTGGAGCTCGACGAAGTGCAGCGCCGCATTATGCAGCTGGAAATTGAGCGCGAGGCCATTCGGCGCGAAGACAACAAGGACCGCGAGGCCGTGCTGAACAAGGAGTTGGCCGAGCTCAGCTCGAAGCGCGACGACCTGAAAGCCCGTTGGGAATCGGAGAAAAACGTGCTCAACGACATTCAGGCCACTAAGGAGCAGATCGACCGCTTTAAGCTGGAAGCCGAGCAAGCCGAACGCCAGGGCGACTACGGCCGCGTGGCCGAGCTGCGCTACGGCAAAATTCAGGAAGCCGAAGCCAAGCTGAAAACCTTGCAGGAGCAAGCCAACGCCCAGAAAGACGGCGGCTCGATGCTGCAGGAGGTGGTAACGCACGAGGACATTGCCGAAGTAGTAGCCAAGTGGACGGGCATTCCGGTAAGCAAAATGCTGCAGTCGGACCGCGAAAAGCTGCTGAACCTCGAAGGTGAGCTAGGCCGCCGCGTAGCGGGCCAATCGGAAGCCATTGCGGCCATCTCGGATGCGGTGCGCCGTTCGCGGGCGGGTCTGCAGGATCCCAAGCGCCCCATCGGCTCGTTCATTTTCCTAGGTACTACCGGCGTGGGCAAAACGGAGCTGGCCAAGGCCCTGGCCGAGTACTTGTTCAACGACGAAAACGCCATGGTGCGCATCGATATGAGCGAGTACCAGGAGCGCCACGCCGTGTCGCGCCTCATCGGGGCGCCTCCCGGCTACGTGGGCTACGACGAAGGCGGTCAGCTAACTGAGGCCGTGCGCCGCAAGCCGTACTCGGTAATCCTGCTCGATGAGATTGAGAAGGCCCACCCCGACGTGTTCAACATTTTGCTGCAGGTGCTCGACGACGGCCGCCTCACCGACAACAAAGGCCGAGTGGCGAACTTCAAGAACACCATCATCATCATGACCTCGAACACGGGTGCCGACATCATTCAGCGCAATTTCAAGGAGCTGAACGAGTACAACCACGACGAGGTGGTAGACCGCACCCGCGACGAAGTGGTGGAGCGCCTAAAGCAGCACATGCGCCCGGAGTTCCTAAACCGCATCGACGAGATTGTGATGTTCCAGCCGCTGAAGCGCCGCGAAATCCGCAAGATTGTCGACATCCAGTTCAAGCACATTCAGCAGCGCCTGGAGGAAGCCGGCATCCGGCTGGAAGCCACCGACGAGGTACTCGACTTCCTGGGCGAGCAGGGCTTCGACCCGCAGTTTGGGGCTCGCCCGCTCAAGCGCGTGCTGCAGCGGCAGATCCTGAACGAGCTGTCGAAGGAAATCCTGTCGGGCAAGGTGTCGAAGGACGCCGTGGTGGAAGCTGTGCTTGAGGATGGTCACATCCGGTTCGAGAACGTGAACGTGCAGATTCCGGGCATGTAA
- a CDS encoding L-threonylcarbamoyladenylate synthase codes for METLLGTDVARAAALLRAGELVAIPTETVYGLAGHGLREDSLQRIFAVKGRPLSNPLILHFASPEHLGGYVRPGAVPAAAHTLLAAFSPGPLTLLLSREPAVVPDTVTAGLPDVAVRIPAHPLVQQLLHQLDFPLAAPSANPFGYISPTLPEHVLRQLGGKIPYVLDGGPCEAGIESTVVGFGPAGEPVVYRPGAISLEALQQVVPTARLRTAAEKAQRVASPGLLPYHYSPHTPLQLFGPGLGAAPAFEAGSTGALTFREPLPGLPLEQQVVLSPGRGNLAEAAHGLYAALHHLDGLGLQHLLAERFPETGIGMALNERLEKAAARG; via the coding sequence ATGGAAACACTTTTAGGTACCGATGTGGCCCGTGCCGCTGCCCTGCTGCGGGCCGGCGAGCTGGTTGCCATTCCGACGGAAACCGTGTACGGGTTGGCAGGCCACGGCCTGCGCGAAGACAGCCTGCAGCGCATTTTTGCGGTAAAGGGCCGGCCGTTGAGCAACCCCCTCATTTTGCACTTTGCCAGCCCCGAGCACCTAGGCGGCTACGTGCGCCCCGGGGCCGTGCCGGCCGCCGCGCACACCTTGCTGGCTGCCTTCAGTCCGGGGCCGCTTACGCTGCTGCTGTCGCGCGAGCCCGCCGTAGTGCCCGATACCGTAACCGCTGGCCTACCCGACGTGGCCGTGCGCATTCCGGCGCACCCGCTGGTGCAGCAACTGCTGCACCAGCTCGATTTTCCGCTGGCGGCGCCCTCGGCCAATCCCTTTGGCTACATCAGCCCCACGTTGCCCGAGCACGTGCTGCGGCAGTTAGGCGGCAAAATTCCGTACGTGCTCGACGGCGGCCCCTGCGAGGCTGGTATCGAAAGCACGGTAGTAGGCTTTGGGCCGGCGGGCGAGCCGGTGGTGTACCGGCCCGGTGCCATTTCGCTGGAGGCGCTGCAGCAGGTGGTGCCCACGGCGCGCCTGCGCACGGCCGCCGAAAAAGCCCAGCGCGTGGCCAGCCCTGGCTTGTTGCCCTACCACTACTCGCCCCACACGCCGCTACAGCTTTTTGGCCCGGGCCTAGGTGCCGCGCCGGCTTTTGAAGCTGGCAGCACGGGCGCCCTCACGTTCCGCGAGCCGCTGCCCGGCTTGCCGCTCGAGCAGCAAGTGGTGCTTAGCCCCGGCCGCGGCAACCTCGCCGAAGCCGCCCACGGCCTGTACGCCGCCCTGCACCACCTCGATGGCCTCGGGTTGCAGCACTTGCTAGCCGAACGCTTTCCCGAAACCGGCATCGGCATGGCCCTGAACGAGCGACTGGAGAAGGCTGCCGCCCGCGGATAA
- a CDS encoding HupE/UreJ family protein translates to MSVFQTYLQLGFYHIFNLQAYDHLVFLLALCAPYVLGDWRRVVALVTSFTIGHSITLALATLGVIAFNAAIIEALIPVTILLTCLANLLRAGRLEPRRNDTRRTEPIVLTLPNLLAAVFGLIHGLGFSNYLRELLGQNSRPVLELFAFNLGVELGQLLIVLIILVVGFVVLRGFGASRRDWVLVVSGAAAGIATVLLLGQLTGA, encoded by the coding sequence ATGTCCGTTTTCCAGACCTACCTGCAGCTGGGCTTCTACCACATCTTCAACCTGCAGGCCTACGACCACCTCGTGTTTTTGCTGGCGCTGTGCGCCCCCTACGTGCTCGGCGATTGGCGCCGCGTGGTGGCCCTCGTTACCAGCTTCACCATCGGCCACTCCATCACGCTGGCGTTGGCAACCCTAGGTGTCATTGCGTTCAATGCAGCCATTATCGAGGCGCTGATACCCGTTACTATTCTGCTTACCTGCCTGGCCAACCTGCTGCGCGCCGGCCGCCTCGAGCCACGCCGCAACGATACCCGCCGCACCGAACCCATTGTACTTACCCTGCCCAACCTGCTGGCGGCCGTTTTTGGGCTGATTCACGGGCTGGGTTTTTCGAACTACCTGCGCGAGCTACTGGGCCAAAACAGCCGCCCCGTGCTCGAGCTCTTTGCTTTTAACCTAGGCGTAGAGCTGGGCCAGCTGCTCATCGTGCTGATCATTTTGGTTGTGGGATTTGTGGTGCTGCGCGGGTTTGGGGCCTCCCGCCGCGACTGGGTGTTGGTGGTGAGCGGCGCCGCCGCGGGCATTGCTACCGTGCTGCTGCTGGGGCAGTTAACCGGCGCCTAG
- a CDS encoding M1 family metallopeptidase, whose translation MRFRLLLAAGVALALATPATAQQTHSGTDKFAQLGTELPTPNTYRTASGAPGKDYWQQRADYNIKVTLNDENQSITGTEDITYTNLSPDRLSYLWLQLDANIYHPQSMTALTQTAELRDRMSFQAMEYLQRTGFDGSFKIDDIRMKGGSKQLPHTINYTMMRVDLPQPLAPKQSVTFTVKWHYTVNDQKATGGRSGYEFFPEDKNYLYEIAQFYPRMAVYDDVNGWQHKQFLGQGEFTLPFGDYRVSITAPADHVVGATGVLQNPDQVLTATQRKRLEQAKNAKSPVVVVTQDEATKAEQGRAKATKTWVYAAKNVRDFAWASSRKFIWDAMGLSIEGKPVMAMSYYPKEANPLWGKYSTESVAHTLRVYSRMTVPYQYPVAISVHGPIGGMEYPMLCFNGYRPEKDGTYSANTKYGLISVVIHEVGHNFFPMIVNSDERQWTWMDEGLNTFMQYLTEQEWERGYPSRRGEPKDIVPYMSMAQNLQNPIMTNSESVLQLGNNAYGKPATALNILRETVMGRELFDFAFKTYAKRWAYKHPNPADFFRSMEDASGVDLDWFWRGWFYGTEHTDISIEGVQWYKADSKNPEIENARRREELNAAPQSLSQQRNLQDIKKTLVDDKPELKDFYNSFDALAVTDADKAKYQKYVSGLNPEQQQILNKGLNFYQVNLKNLGGLVMPVIIQMTYNDGTQEIVNIPAEIWRRNNAEVTKVFITEKPVASFTLDPLGQTADTDLSNNGFPRKLAPSRFELFQQQQQAQPNPMQQRNVSSQQPQQGGGTSGGTR comes from the coding sequence ATGCGTTTTCGCCTACTACTCGCCGCGGGGGTTGCGCTGGCTTTGGCCACACCGGCCACGGCGCAGCAAACCCACTCCGGCACCGACAAATTTGCCCAGCTCGGCACTGAGCTGCCCACGCCCAACACGTACCGCACGGCATCGGGCGCGCCGGGCAAGGACTACTGGCAGCAGCGTGCCGACTACAACATTAAGGTGACACTGAACGACGAGAACCAGAGCATCACCGGCACCGAGGACATTACCTACACCAACCTCTCGCCCGACCGCCTCTCGTACCTCTGGCTGCAGCTCGATGCCAACATCTACCACCCGCAGTCGATGACGGCCCTGACGCAGACCGCCGAGCTGCGCGACCGGATGTCGTTTCAGGCCATGGAGTACCTGCAGCGCACGGGCTTCGATGGTTCGTTTAAAATCGACGATATCCGGATGAAAGGCGGCAGCAAGCAGCTGCCCCATACCATCAACTACACCATGATGCGGGTGGATTTGCCGCAGCCGCTGGCCCCCAAGCAGTCGGTCACCTTTACGGTGAAGTGGCACTACACCGTAAACGACCAGAAAGCCACCGGCGGCCGCTCGGGCTACGAGTTCTTCCCGGAGGATAAGAACTACCTCTACGAGATTGCGCAGTTTTACCCGCGCATGGCCGTGTACGACGACGTGAACGGCTGGCAACACAAGCAGTTCTTGGGCCAGGGCGAATTTACTTTGCCTTTCGGCGACTACCGCGTGAGCATCACCGCCCCCGCCGACCACGTGGTGGGCGCAACCGGCGTGCTGCAAAACCCCGATCAGGTGCTCACCGCTACCCAGCGCAAGCGCCTCGAGCAAGCCAAAAACGCCAAAAGCCCGGTGGTGGTGGTAACGCAGGACGAGGCTACAAAGGCCGAGCAAGGACGCGCCAAGGCCACCAAAACCTGGGTGTACGCCGCCAAAAACGTGCGCGACTTTGCCTGGGCCTCGTCGCGTAAGTTTATCTGGGATGCCATGGGCCTCAGCATCGAGGGCAAGCCCGTAATGGCCATGTCATACTACCCCAAAGAGGCCAACCCGCTGTGGGGCAAGTACTCTACCGAGTCGGTAGCGCACACCCTGCGCGTGTACTCGCGCATGACGGTGCCCTACCAGTACCCCGTGGCTATTTCGGTGCACGGCCCCATCGGCGGCATGGAGTACCCCATGCTGTGCTTCAACGGCTACCGCCCCGAGAAAGACGGCACCTACTCGGCCAACACCAAGTACGGCCTGATTTCGGTGGTTATCCACGAGGTGGGTCACAACTTCTTCCCGATGATTGTGAACTCGGATGAGCGCCAGTGGACGTGGATGGACGAAGGCCTGAACACCTTCATGCAGTACCTCACCGAGCAGGAGTGGGAGCGTGGCTACCCCTCGCGCCGCGGCGAGCCCAAGGACATTGTGCCTTACATGAGCATGGCCCAAAACCTGCAGAACCCGATCATGACGAACTCGGAATCGGTGCTGCAGCTGGGCAACAACGCCTACGGCAAACCCGCCACGGCCCTGAACATTCTGCGCGAAACGGTGATGGGCCGCGAGCTGTTCGACTTTGCTTTCAAAACCTACGCCAAGCGCTGGGCCTACAAGCACCCCAATCCTGCCGACTTCTTCCGCTCGATGGAAGACGCCTCGGGCGTTGACCTCGACTGGTTCTGGCGCGGCTGGTTCTACGGCACCGAGCACACCGATATCAGCATTGAGGGCGTGCAGTGGTACAAAGCCGATTCGAAAAACCCCGAAATCGAGAATGCCCGCCGCCGCGAAGAGCTGAACGCCGCTCCGCAGAGCCTCTCGCAGCAGCGCAACCTGCAGGACATCAAGAAGACGCTGGTTGACGACAAGCCCGAGCTGAAGGACTTCTACAACAGCTTCGACGCGCTGGCCGTAACCGATGCCGACAAGGCCAAGTACCAGAAATACGTGTCGGGGCTGAACCCCGAGCAGCAGCAGATCCTCAACAAGGGCCTCAACTTCTATCAGGTAAACCTGAAGAACCTAGGTGGCTTGGTGATGCCCGTCATCATTCAGATGACTTACAACGACGGCACCCAGGAGATTGTGAACATTCCGGCCGAAATCTGGCGCCGCAACAACGCCGAGGTAACTAAAGTGTTCATCACCGAGAAGCCGGTGGCCTCGTTTACCCTCGACCCGCTCGGCCAAACGGCCGACACCGACCTCTCGAACAACGGTTTTCCGCGCAAGCTGGCGCCGTCGCGCTTCGAGTTGTTCCAGCAGCAGCAACAAGCCCAGCCGAACCCCATGCAGCAGCGCAACGTGTCGTCGCAGCAGCCGCAGCAAGGCGGTGGCACTTCGGGCGGCACTCGCTAA
- a CDS encoding PH domain-containing protein, with translation MGLLDAILGNASESDIQETQQELARILAADERVEKAYAIIRDQIIFTNKRLILVDKQGMTGKKKEFLSVPYRSIDRFSMETTGHFDLDAELKIWIRGQVEPISKNFRNDQNIHDISRALAEYAL, from the coding sequence ATGGGCCTCCTCGACGCGATACTCGGCAACGCTTCGGAAAGCGACATTCAGGAAACGCAACAAGAACTCGCCCGCATTCTGGCCGCCGATGAGCGCGTGGAAAAAGCCTACGCCATCATCCGCGACCAGATCATCTTCACCAACAAACGCCTAATTTTGGTAGACAAGCAAGGCATGACGGGCAAGAAGAAGGAGTTTTTGAGCGTGCCCTACCGCAGCATCGACCGGTTTTCGATGGAAACCACCGGCCACTTCGACCTCGATGCCGAGCTGAAAATCTGGATACGCGGGCAGGTTGAGCCCATCAGCAAGAACTTCCGCAACGACCAGAACATCCACGACATCAGCCGGGCCCTGGCCGAGTACGCACTCTAG